The nucleotide window CCAACGGCCAGAACTTTTGGAAGCCAAAACATTTTTAGAACCCTAGGGCAGCATTTAAAAACCTAATCTCAAAATCAGGTTTTCTAATAATCCAATATATGGACTTTGGATTACTATTTTCTTAAATAAGCGAATTATAGAGGGGGAAAAGATTGAGATCAGGAGAATTCTTCATATTTCTATTTTACATAACGTAAATTATAGAACAAAATAATAACGAAAATCCCTAAATAGCTATCAACCAATTGTTTAAAGAAAACCGCTTGAAAACCCTATGTTTCATAGGTGTTCATGCATTATGGTAGATCCGTATAAAATGGCTTCCCAGAGAAACTCTGGAAATGTTTAGGACTTTTCGCCAAAACTATCCAAAAAAATTACCCAAACAGTTTATAATAAAACATTTAGGCAGTAATCTGTAATTTGGATAAGGTAAATTATAGAACAAATTTGCGATATGGAAAGATTTCTGCTAAGATGCCATTGAATGCATCTTGTTGCACCTCTTTAAATGTGATTCGATGTTGTTAAGCCTGATCTCGTTCTGTTGGTTACGGGTATGAAGTTTGAAGATCTTGGATCTGTTTGATTCGGTATCGACGAATAGTTTATCCCTGTGGCGCATAAAGTTCGCTACGAGCATTTCATGTTTGTCCCATAGTTTTTTCATTGCGACCAATAACAGAGCGTTAATGGCAAACATCAGCAATAAAGCAGTTGAAAGTAATTCCATAATATAAGTGGTTTTTAGATTAATCATTAAAGGTTAACAATTGGAGAATCTGGCAGGATATCGACAAATTAAGGTACTGTTTGTCATTGTGGGTATTCAGCGTAAAACTTGGTTTTCCCTGAACGAATACCCGAGCACCCTTTGTCAGGTGATGCATGAGTTTTTTAGGCTCATTTTTGTAATTCTTAAAGACCATGAACCAGTCGGTTTTTTCAACGGTCGCCCCTTGGGAGTTTTCGTATTTCTCCGTTACGGCAACTTTGATCTGTAACCTGTAGGAATTGTTCTCTAATACTAAGTCGGCATCTGCGCCTAAATTTCCAATTATAGTGATTTGTTTCATTTGTGTTTTGAATAATTAAACCCAAAACCTACTCACGTATAAGATTTCAAAGAACGTTGTTTGTTGCTGCAAGTTTAAAACGAAATTTTAAACCTTAAAAGCATTTTTCCGCAGAAAACGTAAAAAAGCGCATTTTGTGTCGATAATGTTCACTTTTGGTTCATTTGAGCTAATCACGAAAATACATACATTTTAACACTTTTTAACATTTCGTTCTGTACCGCCAGTACTAGGATTGTAATCTACTATAAACTAGACTTTTAATAAAAGTCAAAAAGTCCGACAGTCGGACTATTACCACGTGTAGTTACTAGCCCACGTGGAAGGTTTTTTATGGTTGAAATTGGATGGGTTGGTCCCCTACTCCAATCATTTTTGTGGCAAAAAATGTTCCACTGGATCTTGAACGCCTTCAGCGTTCTTTTTTGTTCACCGTTCCTACTCAGATAGTATCGGTACAATCCTAATACGCTCATGCTCCAATCGTAAAGGCCGTTTTTCCCATAATTCACTATCGGAACTCCGTATCACTTTCCTTCATCAAACCTCTAAAAATTACACCGATAGCCGAGAGCATAAAATCGGTGATCATCCTTGGACGCTCGTCAGACATCTCTCTAGGGCAAACTCCCTCCGCTCCGCTTCACTGCATTCCGCTTTGCTCCACTTGTTGGCCCTGGTTCGATTACTCACGCCCTTCAATGGCCTCTTTATATCTCGTCAGTCGCTGCAATTTTTTAAACGAGGATTCAGAAAGTTGATCCGAACTCCCGATTGCGTGAATGAAAAACGCTCTTTGACATCTTGAATCCCGAACGAAATAGGAACCGATAACTCTATCGGGTACTGAACAACAAAAAAATAGAAAGTTAAAACCGACAACCCATTGTTGAATAAAAAAGTTGACAGGGTTGGCGGAAAAACCAAGAACCACTAAAACCAAATCATTATGAACACAGAAACGCAAGTTACACCACGAATTTTTTTGACCGATTACGCTAGCTACAACGCAGGCACACAATTTGAATTTGGCCACTGGGTCGATCTGGACGAATTCAGCGATATAGAAGAATTGAACCACTACATAAGAGAGCATTTTAAAGATGCGGACCAAAGGAGCCCTTTGGACGATTTCGGATCCATTAGGGAGGAAATCATGGTCACCGATTACGAAGGTTTCCCTGAACAGCTCTATTGCGAGTGCGGGAGCACCTTTGAAAGCATCTTCCATTGGATGCATTTGGAATCCTATGATCGG belongs to Aegicerativicinus sediminis and includes:
- a CDS encoding single-stranded DNA-binding protein encodes the protein MKQITIIGNLGADADLVLENNSYRLQIKVAVTEKYENSQGATVEKTDWFMVFKNYKNEPKKLMHHLTKGARVFVQGKPSFTLNTHNDKQYLNLSISCQILQLLTFND
- a CDS encoding antirestriction protein ArdA, whose product is MNTETQVTPRIFLTDYASYNAGTQFEFGHWVDLDEFSDIEELNHYIREHFKDADQRSPLDDFGSIREEIMVTDYEGFPEQLYCECGSTFESIFHWMHLESYDRAKVEYLMEWQGASFSDALESFEDVILWEYSGPKTDAVYYIFHELYPDVETIERQNDFLTVDYDRFEDQCLIDFADSEGNEYLVLRE